In Salvelinus namaycush isolate Seneca chromosome 37, SaNama_1.0, whole genome shotgun sequence, the following are encoded in one genomic region:
- the ctnnb1 gene encoding catenin beta-1 → MASQSDLMELDMAMEPDRKAAVSHWQQQSYLDSGIHSGATTTAPSLSGKGNPEEEDVDNQVLYEWEQGFSQSFTQDQVSDIDGQYAMTRAQRVRAAMFPETLDEGMQLPSTQFDGAHPTNVQRLAEPSQMLKHAVVNLINYQDDAELATRAIPELTKLLNDEDQVVVNKAAVMVHQLSKKEASRHAIMRSPQMVSAIVRTMQNTNDVETARCTAGTLHNLSHHREGLLAIFKSGGIPALVKMLGSPVDSVLFYAITTLHNLLLHQEGAKMAVRLAGGLQKMVALLNKTNVKFLAITTDCLQILAYGNQESKLIILASGGPQALVNIMRTYTYEKLLWTTSRVLKVLSVCSSNKPAIVEAGGMQALGLHLTDPSQRLVQNCLWTLRNLSDAATKQEGMEGLLGTLVQLLGSDDINVVTCAAGILSNLTCNNYKNKMMVCQVGGIEALVRTVLRAGDREDITEPAICALRHLTSRHQDAEMAQNAVRLHYGLPVVVKLLHPPSHWPLIKATVGLIRNLALCPANHAPLREQGAIPRLVQLLVRAHQDTQRRTSMGGTQQQFVEGVRMEEIVEGCTGALHILARDVHNRIVIRGLNTIPLFVQLLYSPIENIQRVAAGVLCELAQDKEAAEAIEAEGATAPLTELLHSRNEGVATYAAAVLFRMSEDKPQDYKKRLSVELTSSLFRTEPMTWNETGDLGLDIGAQGDALGYRQEDPSYRSFHSGGYGQDSMGMDSMMDHDMGAHHPGPEYPVDGLPDLGHAQDLIDGLPPGDSNQLAWFDTDL, encoded by the exons ATGGCTTCCCAGT CTGATCTGATGGAGCTGGACATGGCCATGGAGCCTGACCGGAAGGCTGCAGTGAGCCACTGGCAGCAGCAGTCGTACTTGGACTCTGGTATCCACTCAGGGGCTACCACCACCGCCCCCTCCCTGAGTGGAAAGGGCAACCCAGAAGAGGAGGATGTGGATAACCAGGTGCTGTACGAGTGGGAGCAGGGCTTCTCTCAGTCCTTCACACAAGACCAAGTGTCAG ACATTGACGGGCAGTATGCCATGACCAGAGCCCAGAGGGTGCGTGCTGCTATGTTTCCAGAGACCCTGGATGAGGGCATGCAGCTCCCCTCCACCCAGTTTGATGGGGCCCACCCCACCAACGTGCAGCGGCTGGCTGAGCCCTCTCAGATGCTGAAGCATGCCGTGGTGAACCTCATCAACTACCAGGATGACGCCGAGCTGGCCACGCGCGCCATCCCTGAGCTGACCAAACTACTCAACGACGAGGACCAG GTGGTGGTGAACAAGGCTGCAGTGATGGTGCACCAACTGTCCAAGAAGGAGGCTAGCCGCCACGCCATCATGCGCTCCCCCCAGATGGTGTCGGCAATCGTGCGCACCATGCAGAACACCAACGATGTGGAGACAGCCCGCTGCACCGCTGGCACCCTGCACAACCTGTCCCACCACAGAGAGGGTCTGCTGGCCATCTTCAAGTCCGGGGGCATCCCTGCCCTTGTCAAAATGCTTGG GTCCCCAGTGGACTCGGTGCTGTTCTACGCCATCACCACCCTACACAACCTGCTGCTCCACCAGGAGGGTGCCAAGATGGCTGTGCGCCTGGCCGGGGGCCTGCAGAAAATGGTGGCCTTGCTCAACAAGACAAATGTCAAATTCCTCGCCATCACAACAGATTGCCTTCAGATTCTTGCCTATGGCAACCAAGAAAGCAAG CTCATCATCCTGGCCAGCGGTGGGCCCCAGGCCCTGGTCAACATCATGAGGACCTACACATATGAAAAGCTGTTGTGGACTACAAGTAGAGTTCTCAAagtgctctctgtctgctccagcAACAAGCCTGCCATTGTAGAGGCTG GTGGTATGCAGGCTCTTGGGCTTCACCTCACAGACCCCAGTCAGAGACTAGTCCAGAACTGCCTGTGGACCCTCAGGAACCTGTCAGACGCTGCCACCAAACAG GAGGGTATGGAAGGTCTGCTGGGGACCCTGGTCCAGCTCCTGGGCTCTGATGACATCAACGTGGTGACGTGTGCTGCCGGCATCCTGTCCAACCTCACCTGCAACAACTACAAGAACAAGATGATGGTGTGTCAGGTTGGGGGGATTGAGGCGCTGGTCCGTACTGTGCTGCGTGCAGGAGACCGCGAGGACATCACTGAGCCGGCCATCTGCGCCCTGCGCCACCTCACCAGCCGCCACCAGGATGCTGAGATGGCCCAGAATGCTGTGCGGCTTCACTACGGCCTGCCTGTGGTGGTCAAGCTGCTGCATCCCCCCTCCCACTGGCCCCTCATCAAG GCCACTGTGGGCCTAATCCGTAACCTGGCCCTGTGTCCAGCCAACCATGCCCCTCTGCGTGAGCAGGGGGCCATCCCCAGACTGGTGCAGCTGCTGGTCAGAGCCCACCAGGACACCCAGAGACGCACCTCCATGGGAGGCACCCAGCAGCAGTTTgtg GAGGGAGTTCGTATGGAGGAGATCGTGGAGGGCTGTACTGGCGCTCTGCACATCCTGGCTAGAGACGTCCACAACAGAATCGTCATCAGAGGACTCAACACCATTCCACTCTTTGTCCAG CTGTTGTATTCTCCCATTGAGAACATTCAGCGTGTGGCTGCAGGAGTTCTGTGTGAGTTGGCCCAGGACAAGGAGGCAGCGGAGGCCATCGAGGCTGAGGGCGCCACCGCCCCCCTCACAGAGCTGCTTCACTCCAGAAACGAGGGCGTGG CCACCTATGCTGCTGCAGTTCTGTTCCGTATGTCTGAAGACAAGCCCCAGGACTATAAGAAGCGTCTGTCTGTGGAGCTCACCAGCTCCCTGTTCAGGACGGAGCCTATGACCTGGAACGAG ACAGGAGATCTGGGCCTGGACATCGGAGCTCAGGGAGATGCCCTGGGCTACCGGCAGGAAG ACCCTAGCTATCGCTCCTTCCACTCTGGGGGATATGGGCAGGACTCCATGGGTATGGACTCCATGATGGACCATGACATGGGTGCCCACCACCCCGGCCCTGAATACCCAGTCGACGGGCTGCCCGACCTGGGCCACGCCCAAGACCTGAtcgatgggctgcccccaggcgACAGCAATCAGTTGGCTTGGTTTGATACTGACCTGTAA